The Candidatus Latescibacterota bacterium genomic interval GGCAGAGATTTCGACATCAGTCCGGACGGGAGCACGGTCTATTTCGCGGGAAAACAGGAAAAGGACCAGGCGGTCTCCTACAATGAGGAGATATGGGCGGTATCGACCGCAGGTGGTGAGATAAGGCAGATCACTTCGAACCCGGCAGCCGACAGTCATCCTCGTATATCTCCTTCAGGCAAGTATCTTGCGTGGCGTGCGACACGCCGGCCCGGTTACGAGTCGGACAGGTACGAGTTGATGGTGATGGCCCTTCCCTCCGGCGAACTGGTCAGCCTCACAGCAGGTTTTGACAGGAGTGTGGGCGCCTTCTTCTGGAGTCATGATGGGAAGAAACTCTTTTTCCAGATCGAGGATACGAGCGATATCAATCTGATGAGTGTTCCCGCAAAGGGTGGAAAGATTTCTACAGTGATAGGCCGTGAAAACTCTGGCAGGGGATATCATCTCGGTGTAGATCCCGGACCGAAAGACAAGTTCTTCACCTATCTTTACCGCACGATGGAGCACTACTATGAGATCTTCAGGTGCGATAGTAAGGGTAAAAAGGTCAGAAAACTTACCGGTGTGAACGATGAAGTCTACGCGGAACACCATTTCCCCACAGCCGAAGAGGTCTGGTTCGATGGAGCCGGGGGAACAAAGATACATGGATTTCTCATCAAGCCGATGAATTTCGATCCCACGAAGAAATATCCGATGCTGGTCAGGATCCATGGAGGACCCCAGCAGATGTTCGGGTTTGCATACAGGACCGAGTTCGCGATGTTCTCGGGCGCGGACTACGCGGTCTTCTTCTGCAATCCACGTGGTTCAACAGGGTATGGGCAGGAGATATGCGATGGTATCAACTATGATTGGGGTGGCAAGGTAATTCAGGATATCAGAAACGGTGTCCGCCATGTTCTTGAAAACAACGAATGGATCGATCCTGCCGCGGTCGGTGCCTGGGGAGGCTCCTTCGGCGGTTTTGTCTGCAACTGGTTCCAGGGGCACAATGAAGACGGCATGTTCTCCGTGCTTGTCTCTCACGCTGGAGAGGCCGACCAGTGGAGTTCATACGGAAGCACCGAGGAGTTGTGGTTTCCGGAATGGGAATTCGGCGGGACCCCCTGGGACACCCCAGAGCTGACCGACGAGCTGTCGCCGATCCGGTACGCGAACAATTTTTCGACTCCACACCTGATCATCCATGGCGAACTGGACTACAGGGTGCCGATCACGGGGGGAGAGCAGATGTTCACGGCTCTCCAGAGACTCGGTGTGCCGTCGAAGATGATAAGGTATCCGGATGAAGACCACTGGATACTCCAACCCCACAATGCCCGGTTCTGGTACGCGTCGATACTCGACTGGTTCGAGCAATGGTTGCGGCGGGACGGAGAGGAAATGCCGATAGAGGACTTTGAGGATCTATAGGTCTTTCAGGTGGAGCCGGAAATATTGATTGCGGCAAAAGGGGTATCTATCGGGATCTGTCGAGTGTGTCGAGGGCCATGCGAGCTCCCTTGTTCGACGGGTCGAGTCGGAGGGCCTCGGTAAAAGCATCGCGGGCCAGATGTCGTTCGCCCTTGCCCGCGTATACAATGCCCAGGCGCGTGTAATGGCCCGCTTCACCCGCCGCGGTATCCTTCGCGACAGTCGTGTTGACCAGGCGTACAAGCAGAAAGAGGGCGGCCAGCATAAGTACCAGCTCTGTCCAGCGCCTGTCCCTGAAAAGTTTCAACAGTCCGGTCATAGATGCCGCCGCAAGGGGGACCAGGAATACGACGACCGGGAGACGGTATCTTGCCAGCACATAGAACGCCAGAGCGGCAGCGAGGTAGGTGAGTATCCCTCCGTAGAGCGGCCATAGCCTGCCTGCTCTTTCCCTGGAAAGAAAAATGCCGAGCAGACCCAGTGGCGCGATGAGTCCGAAAGTCAATAGAGGGAGGGACAAAATGCCCCCGAATCTTCTGTGAAACGTCAGGCTTTCGACATTCGCCCGTTCGTAGTCGTTCCAGAAAAAAAGTGTCTTCTGCCAGAGAAGATGGAAGAAACTGCCCGGATTATCCATGTCATGTCGGACACCCTTCCTCAGCCAGAACGACGACACCTCGCTTGCTGACAGCTTTTTCCCAGACTCCGATTCGGCTATAGAGTGCATCCTGGTCTGCTGTACCTCAGGTGTGCCTCCCAGCGATCGTCCCCGATATCCGGGGATCGAATAAAAACCGTTAGCTTTCGGGTTGTTACCGATATACATGTTGATGCCACCCCCGGTCGTCAGGGGGATGAACTCACCCGAGACTATCGAATTTCTGATGGTGAGTGGGGCGACTGCCAGGATGAGGCCCGCGAACATC includes:
- a CDS encoding S9 family peptidase; the protein is MIRGMIRNNWHAALVLVALAALVVVSTVPASAEGESPWTPKDIWKLKRVGDNQVSPDGKWIAYVVSVTDYEENSGNSDIWIISSEGGEPKRLTTSPKSDNHPRWSPCGTKIAFLSGREGSRQVYIIPVNGGEAMRVTDFPGGVGELEWLPDGSGFIFTGRVYPDCPDLDCVKERDEAKEERKVSAIVHRTLMYRHWDTYEDGKAQHIFRVGVEGGDPVDLTPGLEFDALTYWLASAGRDFDISPDGSTVYFAGKQEKDQAVSYNEEIWAVSTAGGEIRQITSNPAADSHPRISPSGKYLAWRATRRPGYESDRYELMVMALPSGELVSLTAGFDRSVGAFFWSHDGKKLFFQIEDTSDINLMSVPAKGGKISTVIGRENSGRGYHLGVDPGPKDKFFTYLYRTMEHYYEIFRCDSKGKKVRKLTGVNDEVYAEHHFPTAEEVWFDGAGGTKIHGFLIKPMNFDPTKKYPMLVRIHGGPQQMFGFAYRTEFAMFSGADYAVFFCNPRGSTGYGQEICDGINYDWGGKVIQDIRNGVRHVLENNEWIDPAAVGAWGGSFGGFVCNWFQGHNEDGMFSVLVSHAGEADQWSSYGSTEELWFPEWEFGGTPWDTPELTDELSPIRYANNFSTPHLIIHGELDYRVPITGGEQMFTALQRLGVPSKMIRYPDEDHWILQPHNARFWYASILDWFEQWLRRDGEEMPIEDFEDL
- a CDS encoding glycosyltransferase family 39 protein, encoding MKNKYQNKIFVNESFLAAAVIFLALAVRVLHVIFTAKLDPLAGDLTLDAAIYDQWAKFLVWGGEDVPTRLMQAPLFPWFISVIYRIAGPGLTAVRAVHAILGTLTCALMITSTRRLFRSSTAGILSGLIMALYLPAIFYESVLVPATLILFLNTLFVFLLVPESGYPGRPRLLLAGFVLGLSVVAKPVALLLLPFAFIHLAIRMNKSHPRFNISSYVGRSILMFAGLILAVAPLTIRNSIVSGEFIPLTTGGGINMYIGNNPKANGFYSIPGYRGRSLGGTPEVQQTRMHSIAESESGKKLSASEVSSFWLRKGVRHDMDNPGSFFHLLWQKTLFFWNDYERANVESLTFHRRFGGILSLPLLTFGLIAPLGLLGIFLSRERAGRLWPLYGGILTYLAAALAFYVLARYRLPVVVFLVPLAAASMTGLLKLFRDRRWTELVLMLAALFLLVRLVNTTVAKDTAAGEAGHYTRLGIVYAGKGERHLARDAFTEALRLDPSNKGARMALDTLDRSR